The Deltaproteobacteria bacterium genome includes a window with the following:
- a CDS encoding outer membrane beta-barrel protein: protein MELERKRRLSVDWSKAGLGIFALVYLMVLSNPAFAEPYLAGYGGGVSPLNEGIRFKTYFDGGEVENLTLEDVPFEGGIVFGIKLGDYFEGTGTRGNLGLEMEFSHFDLDLEGQTVGASGAFVNSTVTTREIRASELTVNSLGLNVLYRLHLAGGERFPRGRLQPYFGVGLGLFFASLESGPTFLDQASVLKDTGSDSQLGLQAMAGARFFLTTHLAFFGEYKFVQTRDFDFHLSNSGTVSGTPVTEATEWEFPVRVHQLYGGIAYHF, encoded by the coding sequence ATGGAGCTAGAGAGGAAGAGGAGGCTGTCCGTGGACTGGAGCAAGGCGGGGCTGGGGATTTTCGCCCTTGTCTATCTCATGGTGCTTTCGAATCCGGCCTTTGCCGAGCCCTACCTTGCCGGCTACGGAGGAGGGGTGAGTCCGCTCAACGAGGGAATCCGATTCAAGACCTACTTCGACGGGGGGGAGGTGGAGAACCTTACACTGGAGGATGTTCCTTTTGAAGGGGGAATCGTCTTCGGTATCAAGCTGGGAGACTACTTCGAGGGGACCGGGACCAGGGGCAATTTGGGGCTGGAAATGGAATTCTCCCACTTCGACCTGGACCTGGAGGGGCAGACCGTCGGTGCCTCGGGCGCCTTTGTGAACAGTACGGTGACCACCCGGGAGATCCGGGCTTCGGAACTCACCGTGAATTCGCTGGGGTTGAACGTGCTTTATCGGCTCCATCTCGCCGGGGGTGAGAGGTTCCCCCGCGGGAGGCTCCAGCCATACTTCGGCGTTGGGTTGGGTCTGTTTTTTGCGTCCCTCGAGAGCGGCCCCACGTTTCTCGACCAGGCCTCTGTACTGAAAGATACGGGCAGTGACAGCCAGCTCGGTCTCCAGGCCATGGCAGGAGCGAGGTTCTTCTTGACCACTCACCTGGCCTTTTTCGGCGAGTACAAGTTCGTCCAGACCAGGGATTTCGACTTCCACCTCAGCAACTCAGGAACGGTCTCGGGAACGCCCGTGACAGAGGCGACGGAATGGGAGTTCCCGGTAAGGGTGCACCAGCTCTACGGGGGCATTGCCTACCACTTCTAG
- a CDS encoding cupin domain-containing protein: MKLVRPWEEEGITIPEPYKRTIKTIFSPDEEKGGIKELLFTQAIIHPHSQTDYHTHDRPELIYVVYGRGVSVCEGEEIEIQSDMALWVPAGEKHQIKNTGDETMKLATVFVPGFSWKENVKRCQEAAQKRGS; the protein is encoded by the coding sequence ATGAAACTGGTCAGACCGTGGGAAGAAGAAGGAATCACGATCCCAGAGCCTTACAAGAGAACAATCAAGACGATCTTCTCACCTGACGAGGAGAAGGGCGGGATAAAGGAGCTCCTCTTTACACAGGCCATCATCCATCCCCACAGCCAGACGGATTATCACACCCACGATCGCCCTGAATTGATCTACGTGGTCTATGGGCGGGGTGTCTCTGTCTGCGAGGGCGAGGAGATTGAGATCCAATCGGACATGGCCCTCTGGGTTCCTGCAGGAGAGAAACACCAGATAAAGAACACAGGCGATGAAACCATGAAGCTCGCCACCGTATTCGTGCCCGGGTTCTCCTGGAAGGAAAACGTCAAGAGATGCCAGGAAGCGGCACAGAAGAGAGGTTCTTGA
- a CDS encoding TRAP transporter small permease subunit, whose product MRLLILIDQIIGKTLKWITCTCLLLVSVQLTVGIIVRYFRLTSIARFDELVELFFCWIIFFGAALVVRDWSHLRVEFLELLLPRGGKAAKYLRFMLYCLSLLFVLFFVKSGIVLFSVSGAMSSEMLRLPRRLWYLPIPVSGLLMVAYISKELVGVVLDLRKGNKLNNQEEKR is encoded by the coding sequence TTGCGGCTACTCATCTTGATCGACCAAATCATCGGCAAGACCCTCAAGTGGATAACCTGCACCTGCCTGCTGCTGGTCTCGGTCCAGTTGACGGTAGGCATTATCGTCCGGTATTTCAGGCTCACCTCCATAGCGAGATTCGACGAACTGGTCGAGCTCTTCTTCTGCTGGATAATCTTCTTCGGCGCCGCCCTTGTGGTCAGGGATTGGTCGCACCTCAGGGTGGAATTCCTGGAACTCCTGCTCCCCCGAGGTGGGAAGGCGGCCAAGTACCTGAGATTCATGCTCTATTGCCTTTCTCTCCTCTTCGTCCTTTTTTTCGTCAAGTCTGGAATCGTCCTCTTCTCAGTCTCAGGAGCCATGTCGAGCGAAATGCTCCGGCTACCCAGAAGACTCTGGTACCTGCCGATCCCGGTCTCCGGTCTTCTGATGGTAGCCTATATCTCCAAAGAACTCGTAGGAGTGGTCTTGGACCTCAGGAAGGGGAACAAACTTAACAACCAGGAGGAAAAACGATGA
- a CDS encoding response regulator: MARILVVDDEPGIRELLQEHLEGEGHRVRVASDGQEGQRVYDEYHPDLLFVDVRVPRGDGIEWVRQVRADNADIKVIYITGWLDDRKVESRLVRELTRHPEYRTLVKPFHLREASRMVAECLRGESI, from the coding sequence GTGGCAAGGATACTGGTTGTGGACGACGAGCCGGGGATTCGGGAACTCCTCCAAGAGCATCTGGAGGGGGAAGGACACCGGGTCAGGGTGGCCTCCGACGGCCAGGAAGGCCAGAGAGTCTATGACGAGTACCATCCGGATCTCCTCTTCGTAGATGTCAGGGTGCCCCGGGGAGACGGCATAGAATGGGTCCGTCAAGTGAGGGCTGACAATGCAGACATAAAAGTCATCTACATCACAGGTTGGCTGGATGACAGGAAAGTCGAAAGCCGGCTGGTCCGTGAGCTGACCCGTCATCCGGAGTACAGAACCCTGGTCAAACCTTTCCATCTCAGGGAAGCCTCCAGAATGGTCGCGGAATGCCTCAGGGGGGAATCCATCTGA
- a CDS encoding sugar phosphate isomerase/epimerase, with amino-acid sequence MEPIVSINTIAYQGLDLRTALREISRLGAGYVELSFTAGYSEGFAEKDFSPGKARQLSNMLSEAGLLTVALAAHIDLGTEGAVSAFRRRIDFAMELGAKIVHTNPSQLTKSDLFYRNMEDLAPFAASRGAIIALENPGDGEGSLIGSGKQGVSLIQRVGSDSVRLNYDFCNAFSYSKGMIRPEEELRDILPYTVHFHLKDMVQQERGWVFSEIGKGVIDYPAIFKFLAGEPEIPPMSIEFPCRFRRTRDFRPEKNPSPPPLQAIRHVLRGSLEYVRRAFDTRVEPLPPRGSRLDP; translated from the coding sequence ATGGAACCCATCGTCTCCATCAACACCATCGCCTATCAGGGGCTCGATCTCCGGACAGCCCTGAGGGAGATCTCTCGACTCGGGGCCGGATATGTTGAACTCTCCTTCACTGCAGGCTACTCAGAGGGTTTCGCCGAGAAAGACTTCTCACCGGGAAAGGCAAGACAGCTGAGCAATATGCTCTCAGAAGCCGGTCTTCTCACGGTGGCCCTTGCAGCCCACATCGATCTGGGGACAGAAGGGGCCGTATCGGCTTTCAGACGGAGGATCGATTTTGCCATGGAACTCGGGGCAAAGATCGTTCACACGAACCCATCCCAACTCACAAAGAGCGACCTCTTCTACCGGAACATGGAAGACCTAGCCCCGTTCGCGGCTTCACGGGGAGCGATCATAGCCCTGGAAAACCCAGGGGATGGAGAGGGGAGCCTCATCGGATCGGGCAAGCAGGGTGTATCTCTGATCCAGAGGGTAGGGTCCGACTCTGTCCGGCTCAACTACGACTTCTGCAATGCCTTCTCCTACTCGAAAGGGATGATCCGGCCTGAAGAGGAGCTGCGCGACATCCTGCCGTACACAGTCCATTTCCATCTCAAGGACATGGTGCAACAAGAAAGGGGCTGGGTCTTCTCAGAGATCGGCAAGGGGGTTATCGACTATCCGGCGATATTCAAATTCCTGGCAGGAGAGCCGGAAATCCCTCCCATGAGCATCGAGTTCCCGTGCAGGTTCCGAAGGACCCGGGATTTTCGTCCCGAGAAGAACCCTTCCCCTCCTCCGCTTCAGGCGATCCGCCATGTCCTCAGAGGCTCCCTTGAATACGTAAGAAGAGCCTTTGACACACGCGTGGAGCCCCTACCTCCACGGGGAAGCCGTCTCGACCCGTAG
- a CDS encoding FadR family transcriptional regulator has product MKEGAISESIKPLNREPVSLSIMNMVTDYLLSGTLRPGDKLPTESELARQLGVGRNSVREAMKMLSSLGVIEIKRGVGTFIAESISPSMVNPLILGLVFDQGTSQDLIELRLLIDTGVADLAMQKATTEDIEKLERANRRLKSAAETLGDDSNSLRDLDLNFHMTLLEVTRNRLVAKLGRAIYTLFMASIEKSVKADPYKAYANHELVINAIKRRDRGLIKRITSESLRFWMATIDS; this is encoded by the coding sequence TTGAAAGAAGGGGCGATTTCCGAATCCATAAAACCCCTGAACCGGGAACCCGTCTCATTGTCGATCATGAACATGGTGACGGACTATCTCCTCTCAGGGACCCTCAGGCCCGGCGACAAACTGCCGACAGAGTCCGAGCTCGCCCGCCAGTTGGGCGTAGGGAGGAATTCGGTCCGCGAAGCGATGAAGATGCTCTCCTCTCTCGGAGTCATCGAAATCAAGCGCGGCGTCGGGACGTTTATCGCCGAGAGCATATCCCCATCCATGGTGAACCCGCTGATTCTCGGCTTGGTCTTCGACCAGGGCACCTCCCAGGACCTCATCGAGCTTCGCCTCCTCATCGACACCGGCGTGGCCGACCTTGCCATGCAGAAGGCGACTACGGAGGATATCGAAAAACTCGAAAGGGCCAACAGGCGGTTGAAGTCGGCAGCCGAAACCCTGGGAGACGATTCAAACAGTCTGAGAGACCTCGACCTGAATTTCCACATGACCCTCCTCGAGGTAACCCGGAACAGACTCGTGGCCAAACTCGGCAGGGCCATATACACCCTCTTTATGGCCTCGATCGAGAAATCCGTTAAGGCGGATCCTTACAAGGCCTACGCCAATCACGAGTTGGTCATCAATGCCATCAAGCGGAGAGACAGGGGTTTGATCAAACGAATCACGAGTGAATCCCTGAGGTTCTGGATGGCAACCATCGATTCCTGA
- a CDS encoding radical SAM protein, which translates to MEILKDGPLPPRMVFSDNEGRVYDHPSLYMAAQSGMKRVPGNADGLVPLPEGSQIFSLPGRYPVGWDPVAGRFVEVEEAVIDGRRVECTAVAAFLAPGYLRFLLPATALKGNHPVLPLWAYCAVGWREDGFWVSGTCVDSDPHWHPGFFGNDEELTTLVEEVLEQNPENRLLRHLSYCALGYHCFAAKNVFYRRWEAPLPTSPRCNARCLGCLSYQPPEGCEASHGRIPFVPTVEEVVEVALPHLEGAEAPIVSFGQGCEGEPLLEDRLLEGVVSALREKTSRGTVHLNTNGSLPRVVERLARAGLDSMRVTMASARPAGYGRYHLPQGYGLEDVLESIGRARARNIYVSLNLLVFPGFTDREDEIDSLLRLVQETGIDMIQMRNLNIDPDWCLRELGVSGAAGIGISNMLALLKERFPHLEIGYFNRPRESFKRGGERENGRFGDRGSGTPPRRG; encoded by the coding sequence ATGGAGATCTTGAAGGACGGACCGCTTCCTCCGAGGATGGTCTTTTCAGATAATGAGGGCCGGGTCTACGACCATCCGAGCCTGTATATGGCCGCCCAGTCCGGCATGAAGAGAGTCCCGGGCAATGCCGACGGACTGGTTCCCCTGCCTGAGGGGAGCCAGATCTTCTCCCTTCCAGGGCGCTATCCTGTCGGTTGGGATCCGGTGGCGGGGCGGTTCGTAGAGGTGGAGGAGGCCGTGATCGACGGTCGGAGGGTCGAGTGTACGGCCGTAGCCGCATTCCTGGCTCCTGGATACCTGAGGTTTCTTCTCCCGGCCACTGCCCTGAAGGGGAACCATCCTGTTCTCCCTCTCTGGGCATACTGCGCCGTCGGGTGGAGGGAGGACGGTTTCTGGGTATCGGGGACCTGTGTCGATTCGGATCCTCACTGGCATCCCGGGTTCTTTGGAAACGACGAGGAATTGACGACGCTGGTGGAAGAGGTCTTGGAGCAGAACCCGGAGAATCGTCTCCTCCGCCACCTCTCTTACTGCGCCTTAGGGTACCATTGCTTCGCCGCCAAAAACGTCTTCTACCGTCGGTGGGAGGCTCCCCTGCCGACTTCTCCTCGATGTAATGCCCGATGTCTGGGCTGTCTCTCCTACCAGCCGCCAGAGGGGTGCGAGGCGTCCCATGGAAGGATTCCTTTTGTTCCCACGGTGGAGGAAGTCGTCGAGGTAGCTCTGCCCCACCTGGAGGGAGCCGAAGCCCCTATCGTCAGTTTCGGTCAGGGCTGTGAGGGCGAACCCCTGTTGGAAGACCGCCTTCTTGAGGGCGTTGTCTCTGCCCTCAGGGAGAAGACCTCAAGGGGGACCGTTCACCTGAATACCAACGGGAGCCTTCCCCGAGTCGTAGAGCGACTGGCCAGGGCCGGCCTGGACAGCATGCGGGTCACCATGGCCAGTGCCAGACCGGCGGGCTACGGGCGGTACCACCTGCCACAGGGGTACGGGTTGGAGGACGTCTTGGAATCGATCGGGCGGGCAAGAGCCCGGAACATCTATGTTTCCCTCAATCTACTGGTCTTTCCCGGTTTCACCGACCGGGAAGACGAGATCGATTCCCTCCTTCGACTGGTCCAAGAGACAGGGATCGATATGATTCAGATGCGGAATCTGAACATCGATCCGGACTGGTGTCTCAGGGAACTCGGAGTGAGCGGAGCCGCTGGGATCGGCATCTCCAACATGCTCGCCTTGCTTAAAGAGAGGTTCCCCCATCTCGAGATAGGGTATTTCAACCGGCCAAGGGAGTCCTTCAAGAGGGGCGGGGAGCGTGAGAACGGTCGATTCGGCGACAGGGGATCCGGCACTCCGCCGAGACGAGGGTGA
- a CDS encoding TRAP transporter large permease, whose protein sequence is MVLFLTFIILIALILMGVPVAFSMGLSGLFALLFGHAPQLIDIIAQRMYAGTTSYILLAIPFFIFAGLLMNAGGMTQRILKFTTNLIGHVTGGLGHVNVIASMIFSGMSGSAVADASGLGTVEMKVMTDAGYDRTFSAAITAASSTVGPVIPPSIPFVIYGGLTGVSVGRLFLAGFVPGLFMGIGLMIAVYIISQRRRFPKTLKRAPVKDLLASTKDALLALGTPVIIIGGIVTGVFTPTEAGVVASLYAVFLGAYAFRELNLEKFLGVVWETIQNSVRILFIIAAASFLSWVVSYFKGPEVIVSKFLAVTDNPIFILFLINGLLLVLGCFLEGISIMLLVVPVFMPLIGRLGIDPVHFGVIVTLNLMIALITPPMGLSLYSVSVIAKTPIGPMIREIVPYLIALLAVLFLITVWPASVLFIPRLFMQ, encoded by the coding sequence GTGGTACTGTTTCTGACCTTCATCATCCTCATCGCCCTCATACTCATGGGTGTTCCCGTGGCGTTCAGCATGGGCCTTTCCGGGCTCTTCGCCCTCCTGTTCGGGCATGCTCCCCAGCTGATCGATATCATCGCTCAACGGATGTACGCAGGAACCACCTCCTACATCCTCCTGGCCATCCCCTTCTTCATCTTTGCAGGCCTCCTCATGAATGCAGGTGGCATGACCCAGCGGATCCTCAAGTTCACCACCAATCTCATAGGCCACGTAACAGGAGGGCTCGGCCACGTGAACGTAATCGCCAGCATGATCTTTTCCGGCATGTCCGGTTCAGCAGTCGCAGATGCATCCGGACTTGGAACGGTTGAGATGAAAGTAATGACGGATGCGGGATACGACCGGACCTTCAGCGCCGCCATCACCGCCGCCTCCTCAACGGTCGGGCCGGTTATTCCTCCAAGCATCCCCTTTGTGATTTACGGCGGGCTCACCGGGGTCTCTGTGGGGAGACTCTTCCTTGCCGGGTTCGTGCCCGGACTCTTCATGGGGATCGGACTGATGATAGCCGTCTACATCATTTCGCAGAGGAGAAGATTCCCCAAGACCCTCAAGCGCGCCCCCGTAAAGGACCTCCTGGCCAGCACCAAGGATGCCCTGCTGGCTCTGGGAACACCTGTCATCATCATCGGGGGGATCGTGACCGGGGTGTTCACGCCCACAGAGGCCGGAGTAGTCGCCTCCCTGTACGCGGTTTTTCTGGGGGCCTATGCCTTCAGGGAGTTGAATCTGGAGAAATTCCTCGGAGTGGTCTGGGAGACCATACAGAATTCGGTGAGGATTCTGTTTATCATCGCGGCAGCTTCCTTTCTCAGTTGGGTCGTCTCCTATTTCAAGGGCCCAGAGGTCATAGTCTCCAAGTTTCTCGCGGTTACGGATAATCCGATTTTCATACTCTTCCTGATCAACGGCCTCCTCCTTGTACTGGGCTGCTTTCTGGAGGGAATCAGTATCATGCTCCTCGTAGTTCCCGTCTTCATGCCCTTGATAGGCAGGCTCGGCATCGATCCGGTCCATTTCGGCGTCATCGTGACACTCAATCTGATGATCGCCCTGATCACCCCTCCCATGGGGTTGAGCCTCTATTCCGTCTCCGTAATAGCGAAGACCCCGATCGGTCCGATGATCAGGGAGATCGTTCCCTATCTCATCGCGTTGCTCGCGGTGCTTTTCCTGATAACCGTCTGGCCGGCCAGCGTTTTGTTTATTCCGAGATTGTTCATGCAATGA
- a CDS encoding PHP domain-containing protein, whose translation MNLSPIRSGCTGGIVGRVDLHVHTTASDGVLTPREAVRLAKRRHLEAIAITDHDTVEGVAEAVAEGRRESVEVVPGVEVSADIERGELHLLGYFVETEQEELRTGLERLKQARAERNPKIVRRLNDLGLEISYDEVARASGGGQVGRPHFARVLVEKGYVESTEEAFRRYLGLGAPAYVAKYRLEAGEAIGMILGAGGVPVLAHPCSLHCGPEELEARLSMLVSYGLKGLEVFYPDHTPEQMALYARLAEKLGLVKTGGSDFHGGLIKKSGLGVIGNGVYLSYGMVEELMRVKRGLTGGAQ comes from the coding sequence ATGAATCTCTCCCCTATCCGGTCGGGTTGTACAGGGGGGATTGTGGGAAGAGTCGACCTCCACGTTCACACCACGGCCTCGGACGGGGTCCTGACCCCGCGAGAGGCGGTTCGGCTGGCCAAGAGAAGGCACCTTGAGGCCATCGCCATCACGGACCACGATACGGTGGAAGGAGTGGCCGAAGCCGTTGCCGAAGGGCGGCGGGAATCCGTCGAAGTCGTTCCAGGCGTCGAAGTGAGCGCCGATATCGAGAGGGGTGAGCTCCATCTGCTGGGCTACTTCGTCGAAACGGAACAGGAAGAGCTCAGGACAGGCCTGGAGAGGCTGAAGCAGGCAAGAGCCGAGAGGAACCCGAAGATCGTCAGGAGACTGAACGATCTTGGCCTTGAGATCAGCTATGATGAGGTTGCCCGAGCCTCAGGAGGGGGGCAGGTGGGGAGACCCCATTTTGCCCGTGTACTGGTTGAGAAGGGATACGTCGAGTCGACCGAAGAGGCTTTTCGGCGCTATCTGGGCCTGGGTGCTCCTGCCTACGTGGCCAAGTACAGGCTCGAGGCAGGGGAGGCCATAGGGATGATCCTCGGGGCGGGTGGGGTCCCCGTGCTGGCCCATCCTTGCTCCCTACACTGCGGGCCGGAGGAACTCGAAGCCCGGCTGTCGATGCTGGTGAGCTACGGTTTGAAGGGGCTGGAGGTTTTCTATCCGGACCACACGCCTGAACAGATGGCCCTTTACGCGAGGTTGGCCGAGAAACTCGGGCTTGTGAAAACCGGGGGGTCGGACTTCCACGGAGGATTGATCAAGAAATCGGGGCTCGGCGTAATCGGTAATGGGGTTTATCTCTCCTATGGGATGGTGGAAGAGCTGATGAGGGTGAAGCGTGGTTTGACAGGGGGGGCTCAATGA
- a CDS encoding TRAP transporter substrate-binding protein — translation MERKAKVITVLVGICFLAALFAGFPSTSRGAEKVTLRFAHITDTTHPAHKGAELFKYMVNERTLGRIQVEIYPNSVLGSAREYTEQIKLGTIDMGLSTSGQLQEWIREYAVVMIPFLFDSYDFAHKVLDGPAGQMLADLADKAGFKVLANWEWGFRQITNSKRPIYKPEDLIGLKMRVPHEIQLEEMYKALGVTTTVISFPDLYMALSQKVVDGQCNPLPTIYHQKFYEVQKYLALTNHVYNTQMLVMSEKSWNRLSKDDQRIIKESAKIAGDYVRKLIVVEEEKLVGKIKAYGDVVTTPDLAPFREKMGAGPTWYCF, via the coding sequence ATGGAAAGGAAAGCAAAGGTTATCACCGTCTTGGTGGGCATCTGCTTCTTGGCGGCCCTTTTCGCAGGGTTTCCCTCGACATCCCGGGGGGCCGAAAAAGTCACTCTCCGGTTCGCTCATATCACCGACACGACACACCCCGCCCACAAGGGAGCCGAACTCTTCAAGTACATGGTGAATGAAAGAACCCTGGGGAGGATCCAAGTCGAGATATACCCCAACAGCGTACTCGGATCTGCCAGGGAGTACACCGAACAGATCAAACTCGGCACCATCGACATGGGATTGAGCACTTCGGGCCAGCTCCAGGAGTGGATCAGGGAGTATGCGGTGGTTATGATACCCTTCCTGTTTGACAGCTACGACTTTGCACACAAGGTCCTGGACGGACCCGCCGGCCAGATGCTGGCCGACCTTGCGGACAAGGCCGGATTCAAGGTGCTGGCAAACTGGGAGTGGGGGTTTCGGCAGATAACGAACAGCAAAAGGCCCATATACAAACCAGAGGACCTGATCGGACTGAAAATGAGAGTTCCCCACGAGATTCAGCTGGAGGAGATGTACAAGGCCCTGGGTGTGACAACGACCGTCATCTCCTTCCCGGACCTCTATATGGCCCTCTCGCAGAAAGTCGTCGATGGACAGTGCAACCCCCTTCCGACGATCTATCACCAGAAATTCTACGAGGTCCAGAAGTATCTCGCCCTGACCAATCACGTCTATAACACCCAGATGCTCGTGATGAGCGAGAAATCCTGGAACAGACTCTCCAAGGACGACCAGCGGATCATCAAGGAATCCGCAAAGATCGCCGGTGACTATGTGCGGAAATTGATCGTCGTTGAGGAGGAAAAACTCGTAGGCAAGATAAAGGCATACGGAGACGTGGTCACAACCCCTGATCTGGCACCCTTCAGAGAAAAGATGGGAGCCGGGCCGACGTGGTACTGTTTCTGA
- a CDS encoding PAS domain S-box protein: MAERPSNPEAPYKHLFEHAEDGMVLFDPRGRIVLANPSFLGVMGYEADEVKRGITLEDFVDSRDLHRVSNCHRRIIAGETLPEYQFRVTSIKGKHLHFAAKGSRFPGDNGKAEGVLVVLRDVTLLFRRLDLFHQKLKESENKYTTLMEQARDGVAILQDLRFVAVNQRLARMTGFDRYELEGERFGKIVSSESLLVAEAWYKGVMAGAKTQPPVRINLTARHCQPLITEVSGGLVEYGGKPALLSVIRDVTERKKIEEMLLQSERDRAVYELAGATAHELNQPLTVIMGNVELFLQKIDPDNSSTRYLKNIYRESLRLAELIKKIGGLTRYKTKPYVGTTRIIDIDDTSN; this comes from the coding sequence ATGGCTGAACGACCCTCGAATCCAGAAGCCCCTTACAAACACCTCTTTGAACACGCCGAGGACGGGATGGTTCTCTTTGATCCTCGAGGCAGGATAGTTCTGGCCAACCCGAGCTTTCTCGGTGTGATGGGATACGAGGCCGACGAGGTCAAAAGGGGAATAACCTTGGAAGACTTTGTCGATAGCAGGGATCTACACCGTGTCTCCAACTGTCACCGGCGCATCATTGCGGGAGAGACCCTCCCGGAGTACCAATTCCGCGTTACGTCGATAAAGGGGAAACACCTCCACTTCGCAGCAAAGGGAAGCCGTTTCCCAGGTGACAACGGCAAGGCGGAGGGAGTTCTGGTCGTCCTGAGGGACGTCACTCTCCTTTTCAGGCGACTCGATCTCTTCCATCAGAAGTTGAAGGAATCGGAGAACAAGTACACCACCCTCATGGAACAGGCAAGGGACGGGGTGGCGATTCTCCAGGATCTACGGTTCGTTGCAGTCAACCAGCGGCTCGCCCGAATGACCGGGTTTGATCGATACGAACTCGAAGGGGAGAGGTTCGGCAAAATCGTTTCCTCCGAGTCCCTGCTGGTCGCCGAGGCCTGGTACAAGGGGGTCATGGCGGGCGCGAAGACCCAACCTCCGGTGAGGATCAATCTCACGGCCAGGCATTGCCAGCCGCTCATCACCGAGGTGAGCGGCGGGCTGGTGGAGTACGGGGGTAAGCCTGCCTTGCTCAGCGTGATAAGAGACGTCACGGAAAGGAAGAAGATAGAGGAGATGCTCCTCCAGTCCGAGAGGGACCGGGCTGTCTATGAATTGGCCGGTGCTACGGCACACGAACTCAACCAGCCTCTGACGGTGATCATGGGAAACGTGGAGCTCTTCCTCCAGAAGATCGACCCGGATAACTCCTCCACACGCTATCTCAAAAACATCTACCGGGAATCCCTCCGTCTTGCCGAGCTGATCAAGAAGATAGGGGGATTGACCCGATACAAGACCAAACCGTACGTAGGCACTACCCGTATCATCGATATCGATGATACATCGAACTAG